A window from Polaromonas naphthalenivorans CJ2 encodes these proteins:
- a CDS encoding methyltransferase domain-containing protein yields MQPLLPAPESPDQVRGLYWRPNEAFVAELAGALEGQRVLEVFAGNGYLASVLASRGIEVLATSVLSSMDAHCEGLYHPVVECDAISAVDRFGAGHDVLLMSWPTVTEQAFVAACIWGDKPICFIGEVTCYETAHLGGCATDRFFECFEPARTFSSYGGYAMEKACIGKMAAPSRKFRQAKLAWERQAPQAPEWLAESCMGSAALDGPLGGTLPHCTTTSGKSSHGTGQTSRHV; encoded by the coding sequence ATGCAACCGCTGCTGCCCGCGCCCGAGTCGCCAGATCAGGTCCGGGGCCTGTACTGGCGGCCCAATGAGGCTTTTGTCGCCGAGCTGGCTGGAGCGCTCGAAGGCCAAAGAGTGCTTGAGGTGTTTGCCGGCAACGGCTACTTGGCCAGCGTTCTGGCCAGCCGCGGCATCGAGGTGCTGGCCACGAGCGTTCTTTCAAGCATGGACGCGCACTGCGAAGGCCTGTACCACCCGGTGGTCGAGTGCGATGCCATCAGCGCCGTGGATCGGTTCGGCGCCGGGCACGACGTGCTGCTCATGAGCTGGCCCACCGTCACCGAGCAGGCGTTCGTTGCCGCCTGCATTTGGGGCGACAAGCCCATTTGCTTCATTGGCGAAGTCACCTGCTACGAAACAGCGCACTTGGGCGGCTGCGCGACGGACCGGTTTTTCGAATGCTTCGAGCCGGCAAGGACGTTTTCGAGTTACGGTGGATACGCCATGGAAAAAGCCTGCATCGGGAAAATGGCCGCCCCTTCACGCAAATTCAGGCAAGCCAAGCTAGCTTGGGAGCGCCAGGCGCCTCAAGCCCCTGAGTGGCTGGCCGAGTCCTGCATGGGCAGCGCTGCGCTCGATGGGCCGCTTGGTGGCACACTGCCCCATTGCACAACAACATCAGGGAAATCCAGTCATGGGACAGGCCAAACTTCGCGGCACGTTTGA